The following are from one region of the Simiduia agarivorans SA1 = DSM 21679 genome:
- a CDS encoding aminotransferase class IV — MQQFTLINGAPASAVSVLDRGLLYGQGLFETVRVVKGYAPLWSLHLARLVKGMQALGLHSGHDAGLAQVQIETEFLQLLNRPPFCSVDATVRITVTGGEGPRGYRPPAEIAPTRIIQWFARHFVRPDNVIVALCNTRLMPTMFGGLKHCNRLEQIAAAAELGADVFEGLVADSQGNLVEATSANLVCVINDQLVTPPVESCGVAGVMREWLLANVPALTIAPVSVGALETMQAAALVNSNYGVLPIHSVNLRGRAVAFGQHDLMQALVQHASGVFDAKEQS; from the coding sequence TTGCAGCAATTTACGCTCATTAATGGCGCGCCAGCCTCTGCTGTGTCTGTTCTTGATCGGGGCTTGCTGTACGGCCAGGGGTTGTTTGAAACCGTCCGTGTCGTTAAGGGGTACGCGCCGCTGTGGTCCTTGCACCTGGCGCGGTTGGTTAAAGGTATGCAGGCATTGGGACTGCACAGTGGCCACGACGCTGGGTTAGCTCAAGTCCAGATCGAAACGGAGTTTCTGCAACTGTTGAACCGGCCGCCTTTTTGTTCAGTGGACGCGACGGTACGCATTACCGTGACCGGTGGAGAAGGGCCAAGAGGTTACCGGCCCCCTGCGGAGATTGCGCCTACCCGTATTATCCAATGGTTTGCACGGCACTTTGTCAGACCTGACAATGTGATCGTTGCGCTGTGTAATACCCGTCTGATGCCCACAATGTTCGGTGGCTTGAAGCACTGTAATCGGCTTGAACAAATTGCCGCCGCAGCGGAGTTGGGTGCCGATGTGTTTGAGGGGTTGGTGGCCGATAGTCAGGGCAATCTGGTAGAAGCCACCAGTGCCAATCTGGTGTGTGTGATCAATGATCAACTGGTCACACCGCCGGTAGAATCCTGTGGCGTTGCAGGGGTTATGCGTGAGTGGTTGTTGGCAAATGTCCCGGCTCTCACTATTGCCCCGGTTAGCGTTGGTGCGCTCGAGACAATGCAGGCAGCGGCACTGGTCAACAGTAACTATGGTGTGCTGCCAATCCACAGTGTTAATCTGCGTGGCCGGGCGGTGGCTTTCGGACAGCACGATTTAATGCAGGCGTTGGTGCAGCACGCAAGCGGTGTATTCGACGCAAAGGAGCAAAGCTAA
- the fabF gene encoding beta-ketoacyl-ACP synthase II, with protein MSRRRVVVTGMGMVSPVGNTVSETWSAILAGKSGVAPITTFDTAAFSTHFSASVKNFDVEPYLPVKDARKMDPFIQYGMVAGIQAWADAGIEVTDENAERIGAVIGSGIGGIGSIADGALTIQEKGPRRISPFFVPGAIINMIAGNLSIKYGFKGPNLAVVTACTTGTHAIGLAARSIQYGEADVMLAGGAEMATTPVGLGGFAAARALSTRNDDPVRASRPWDRDRDGFVLGDGAGVLVLEEYEHAKARGAKIYAELIGFGMSGDAYHMTSPPENGAGAAMSMRNALKDAGLNADAIQYINAHGTSTPAGDIAECMAVKSVMGAAQDKVAVSSTKSMIGHLLGAAGAVEAIFSVLAIRDQVAPPTINLDNPSDGCDINLVPHTAQEMPIEVSLSNSFGFGGTNGTLVFKRV; from the coding sequence GTGTCGCGTAGACGAGTAGTAGTGACGGGCATGGGTATGGTGTCACCGGTAGGTAACACGGTATCTGAAACCTGGTCTGCCATCCTGGCAGGCAAAAGTGGCGTTGCACCCATTACCACCTTTGACACCGCCGCCTTCAGCACGCACTTCAGTGCGTCGGTAAAAAATTTTGATGTTGAGCCCTATTTGCCCGTGAAAGACGCGCGCAAAATGGACCCATTTATTCAGTACGGTATGGTCGCCGGTATTCAGGCCTGGGCAGATGCCGGCATTGAGGTGACGGATGAAAATGCTGAGCGCATCGGCGCGGTTATCGGCTCCGGCATTGGCGGCATTGGTTCTATTGCCGATGGCGCATTGACCATCCAGGAAAAGGGCCCGCGGCGTATATCTCCGTTTTTTGTACCTGGCGCTATCATCAACATGATTGCGGGTAACCTGAGTATCAAATACGGTTTTAAAGGTCCCAATCTGGCGGTAGTCACCGCTTGTACCACCGGTACTCATGCGATTGGTCTGGCCGCCCGCTCCATTCAATACGGTGAAGCCGATGTTATGCTGGCCGGTGGCGCCGAAATGGCCACCACGCCGGTTGGTTTGGGTGGTTTTGCCGCCGCGCGGGCGCTGTCTACCCGCAATGATGACCCAGTGCGCGCAAGCCGGCCATGGGATCGCGATCGCGATGGTTTTGTGCTCGGCGACGGTGCCGGTGTGTTGGTGCTGGAAGAGTACGAGCACGCGAAGGCACGGGGCGCCAAGATCTATGCAGAGCTGATCGGTTTTGGTATGAGCGGTGATGCTTACCATATGACCTCGCCACCCGAGAACGGCGCGGGTGCTGCCATGTCTATGCGCAATGCGCTCAAAGACGCCGGCCTCAACGCCGATGCGATTCAATACATCAATGCGCACGGTACGTCGACACCGGCCGGTGATATCGCCGAGTGTATGGCGGTGAAGTCGGTGATGGGCGCCGCGCAGGACAAGGTGGCCGTTAGTTCCACTAAATCCATGATTGGTCACTTGCTGGGTGCAGCCGGTGCCGTTGAGGCGATCTTCAGTGTTCTGGCGATCCGCGATCAGGTGGCGCCACCCACAATCAACCTCGATAATCCCAGCGATGGTTGTGACATAAATCTTGTGCCGCACACCGCACAGGAAATGCCCATCGAGGTCAGCCTGTCCAATTCCTTTGGTTTCGGTGGCACCAACGGCACGCTGGTATTTAAGCGCGTTTAG
- the acpP gene encoding acyl carrier protein, whose protein sequence is MSSIEERVKKIVAEQLGVKEEEVKNDASFVEDLGADSLDTVELVMALEEEFETEIPDEEAEKITTVQLAIDYINEHLA, encoded by the coding sequence ATGAGCAGCATTGAAGAGCGCGTAAAAAAGATTGTTGCCGAGCAGCTGGGTGTAAAAGAAGAAGAAGTTAAAAACGACGCTTCTTTCGTTGAAGATCTGGGCGCAGATTCTCTGGATACCGTAGAGCTGGTTATGGCTCTGGAAGAGGAATTCGAAACTGAAATTCCTGATGAAGAAGCAGAGAAAATCACCACTGTTCAACTGGCGATCGATTACATCAACGAGCACCTCGCGTAA
- the fabG gene encoding 3-oxoacyl-ACP reductase FabG produces the protein MENKIALVTGASRGIGAAIADQLGANGATVIGTATSEKGAAAISARLAEKGLKGEGMVLNVTDADSVAALLAAVGEKYGAPQVLVNNAGITKDNLLMRMGDDEWFDVINTNLSAIYRLSKGCLRGMMKARWGRIINISSVVGAMGNAGQSNYAATKAGVGGFARALAKEVGSRNITVNTVAPGFIDTDMTKELSDSQKEMMLANIPLARLGQPEEIASVVAFLASDAAAYITGETIHVNGGMYMA, from the coding sequence ATGGAAAACAAAATTGCATTGGTAACTGGTGCCAGTCGGGGTATTGGTGCCGCAATTGCTGATCAGCTGGGTGCAAACGGCGCTACAGTTATCGGTACGGCCACCAGTGAAAAAGGCGCTGCCGCCATTTCTGCCCGCCTTGCGGAAAAGGGCCTGAAAGGCGAGGGGATGGTGTTGAATGTCACCGATGCCGACTCCGTTGCTGCGCTGTTGGCAGCCGTGGGCGAAAAGTATGGCGCACCCCAGGTGCTGGTTAATAATGCAGGTATCACCAAAGATAACCTGTTGATGCGCATGGGCGACGACGAGTGGTTTGATGTGATCAATACCAATCTGAGTGCAATCTATCGCCTGAGTAAAGGTTGTTTGCGCGGTATGATGAAAGCGCGCTGGGGGCGCATCATCAATATCAGCTCGGTCGTGGGTGCGATGGGCAACGCGGGTCAATCCAATTATGCGGCCACCAAAGCGGGTGTGGGTGGTTTTGCCCGTGCCTTGGCGAAGGAAGTGGGGTCGCGCAATATCACGGTCAACACGGTAGCGCCTGGTTTTATTGATACAGATATGACCAAAGAGCTGTCCGACAGTCAGAAAGAAATGATGCTGGCCAATATTCCGCTGGCACGCCTGGGCCAGCCAGAGGAAATTGCTTCTGTAGTGGCCTTTTTGGCCAGTGATGCCGCCGCGTATATCACTGGCGAAACGATTCATGTAAACGGTGGAATGTACATGGCGTAA
- the fabD gene encoding ACP S-malonyltransferase, translated as MANPHLAFVFPGQGSQKIGMLADLAEQNPVIEQTFAQASGVLGYDLWDLVQNGSQEDINLTERTQPLLLTASVALWRLWQEKQGAAPSLLAGHSLGEWSALVCAGVVAFEDAVKLVQQRGAFMQAAVPAGEGAMAAIIGLDDAAIVAACEQASAQGVVSAVNFNSPGQVVIAGQAPAVEAAMALCKDAGAKRALPLPVSAPFHTSLMRPAADKLAAQIEATTFTAPQIPVVHNVHAKTEADPAKIKALMIEQIYSPVGWVACVEALAAAGVTQLVECGPGAVLAGLAKRIDKSLSATTTGSVAEFEKALAAEV; from the coding sequence ATGGCTAACCCGCATCTCGCATTTGTATTTCCCGGTCAGGGCTCCCAGAAAATCGGCATGCTGGCCGATCTGGCGGAGCAAAACCCCGTTATCGAGCAAACCTTTGCCCAGGCATCGGGTGTGCTCGGCTATGACTTGTGGGACCTTGTACAAAATGGCAGCCAGGAAGATATCAACCTCACTGAGCGGACCCAGCCTTTATTGCTCACTGCCAGTGTTGCCCTTTGGCGTCTGTGGCAGGAAAAACAGGGTGCAGCACCCAGCCTGTTAGCGGGACACAGCCTGGGTGAGTGGTCTGCGTTGGTGTGTGCCGGCGTGGTGGCGTTTGAAGATGCCGTTAAATTGGTACAGCAGCGTGGCGCGTTTATGCAGGCCGCGGTGCCGGCCGGGGAAGGCGCCATGGCGGCAATCATTGGTTTGGACGATGCAGCCATTGTCGCTGCCTGTGAGCAGGCGTCCGCACAAGGCGTGGTGTCAGCGGTGAATTTTAACTCGCCCGGTCAGGTGGTGATCGCGGGTCAGGCGCCGGCAGTAGAAGCAGCGATGGCGCTGTGTAAGGATGCGGGCGCCAAGCGCGCGCTGCCTTTGCCGGTGAGTGCGCCATTCCACACCAGTTTAATGCGACCGGCAGCCGATAAGCTGGCCGCTCAGATTGAAGCCACAACCTTCACCGCGCCACAGATACCCGTTGTGCACAATGTCCACGCAAAAACTGAAGCGGACCCGGCCAAAATCAAGGCCTTGATGATTGAGCAGATTTACAGCCCGGTAGGGTGGGTTGCCTGTGTCGAGGCGTTGGCTGCCGCTGGCGTGACACAGCTCGTGGAGTGCGGGCCTGGTGCCGTGTTGGCTGGTCTGGCCAAGCGCATTGATAAAAGTTTATCGGCGACGACAACGGGCTCTGTCGCCGAATTTGAAAAAGCATTGGCGGCCGAAGTTTAA
- the plsX gene encoding phosphate acyltransferase PlsX: MTKLRIAVDAMGGDLGPRAVFRACEISLAQHPQLFFTIFFTPDALPLLPDQLRSHVRVQLVSDCASIDSDLKPTDILRHKSASLWRAVESVSLGQADACVSGGNTGALMVAGKRLLGMLPGIERPAICQRWPTRKGHTLVLDLGANVDVSPAQLCQFARMASVLSPAEAPSVALLNIGLESNKGGESIRAAAAALSAEPQIHFQGFIEANQLLDGNVDVVVTDGFTGNIALKASEGAALFLIEQLKAAFSGSWYGKLVGQLAKPVLLKWRTRFDPARYNGASFLGLSGQLIKSHGGADAAAFANALSVAIAQAESGFSTALAQHFSNPDSPNPVADPLADQIK, encoded by the coding sequence TTGACCAAGCTACGAATTGCCGTAGACGCTATGGGCGGGGACTTAGGTCCCCGCGCTGTTTTTCGTGCCTGTGAAATCTCTTTGGCACAGCATCCTCAGCTTTTTTTCACAATTTTTTTCACTCCAGACGCCTTGCCGCTGTTGCCTGATCAGTTGCGTTCCCATGTGCGTGTGCAGCTGGTATCTGATTGTGCGTCGATTGATTCTGACCTGAAGCCCACAGATATACTGCGTCATAAAAGCGCCAGCCTTTGGCGGGCAGTTGAATCCGTTTCGCTTGGTCAGGCTGATGCGTGTGTGAGCGGTGGCAATACCGGTGCCTTAATGGTGGCGGGTAAACGATTGCTGGGTATGCTGCCCGGCATCGAACGACCGGCCATTTGTCAGCGTTGGCCCACGCGCAAGGGACATACCCTGGTATTGGATCTGGGTGCCAATGTGGATGTGTCACCGGCCCAGCTGTGTCAGTTTGCCCGCATGGCCAGTGTATTGTCGCCTGCCGAGGCGCCGTCAGTGGCTCTGTTGAATATCGGGCTCGAGTCAAATAAAGGCGGTGAATCCATTCGCGCCGCCGCAGCGGCCTTGTCCGCAGAGCCGCAGATACACTTTCAGGGCTTTATTGAGGCCAACCAATTGCTCGACGGCAATGTGGATGTGGTGGTGACTGACGGCTTTACCGGCAATATTGCGCTCAAGGCCAGCGAGGGTGCCGCGTTGTTTCTGATTGAGCAGTTAAAGGCCGCTTTTTCCGGCAGTTGGTACGGCAAATTAGTTGGCCAGTTAGCCAAACCTGTTTTACTAAAATGGCGAACACGGTTTGATCCCGCCCGCTATAATGGCGCCAGTTTTTTGGGACTGTCTGGTCAGCTGATAAAGAGCCATGGTGGTGCGGATGCGGCGGCGTTTGCCAATGCCCTGTCGGTGGCTATCGCGCAGGCCGAGAGTGGATTCAGTACCGCATTGGCGCAGCATTTTTCAAACCCCGATTCCCCTAATCCGGTTGCAGATCCCCTCGCTGACCAGATTAAATAA
- the rpmF gene encoding 50S ribosomal protein L32: protein MAVQQNKKSRSRRDMRRSHDALTGPTLSIDPTSGEKHRRHHVTADGFYRGKKVIDTGSDE from the coding sequence ATGGCTGTACAGCAAAACAAAAAGTCTCGTTCCCGTCGCGATATGCGTCGTTCCCACGATGCGCTGACAGGCCCAACCCTGTCCATCGACCCAACCAGCGGTGAAAAGCATCGTCGTCATCACGTGACTGCCGATGGTTTCTACCGTGGTAAGAAAGTGATCGACACTGGCAGCGACGAATAA
- a CDS encoding YceD family protein: MPRLAEAVEGGAKEIEVHLDFGRDQQGAKTLVGEARAEVSVMCQRCLQPTQYELIAPIALAVVWNEDQAKNLPKSLDPWILDEGVADLYQAIEEELLLALPMVAYHEEKCIDASMLQAGEVEPEQSEDTSNNPFKVLEQLKGSPK; this comes from the coding sequence ATGCCCCGCCTGGCGGAGGCAGTAGAAGGTGGTGCGAAGGAAATTGAGGTGCACCTCGATTTTGGCCGGGATCAGCAGGGCGCGAAAACCCTGGTGGGCGAGGCCAGAGCAGAGGTGTCTGTGATGTGTCAGCGCTGCTTGCAGCCAACGCAGTACGAATTGATTGCCCCCATCGCGCTTGCCGTGGTGTGGAATGAAGATCAGGCAAAAAATCTGCCCAAAAGTCTGGATCCCTGGATTCTTGATGAGGGTGTTGCGGATCTTTATCAGGCAATTGAAGAGGAGCTGTTATTGGCCTTGCCAATGGTGGCCTATCACGAAGAGAAGTGTATCGATGCATCAATGCTGCAAGCTGGCGAAGTTGAGCCGGAGCAGAGCGAAGATACATCAAACAACCCGTTTAAAGTGCTGGAGCAACTTAAGGGCTCGCCGAAATAA
- a CDS encoding Maf family protein: protein MPNSTNPPLILASSSPYRRELLARLQLAFDCHSPDIDETPEPGETATALAGRLARTKAHATAKHYPYALIIGSDQVAECEGRLLGKPGDAATAREQLQFCRGKSVTFHTGLCLYNAHQQRFACQVVEYRVEFLPLSDEQIAYYIDAESPLDCAGSFKCEGLGTALFVRHQGSDPTALVGLPLIALCALLRAEGVDPLSANP from the coding sequence ATGCCCAACAGTACCAACCCGCCCCTGATTCTGGCCTCCAGCTCACCCTATCGCAGGGAATTGCTGGCCCGCCTGCAACTGGCCTTCGATTGCCACAGCCCCGACATTGACGAAACACCGGAACCCGGGGAAACAGCCACCGCCCTGGCCGGCCGGTTGGCCAGGACAAAAGCCCACGCCACCGCCAAGCACTACCCCTACGCATTGATTATCGGCTCCGATCAGGTGGCAGAATGCGAGGGCCGGCTACTGGGTAAGCCGGGCGATGCCGCCACCGCTCGTGAACAATTGCAGTTTTGCCGCGGTAAATCGGTCACCTTCCACACCGGACTTTGCCTGTACAACGCCCACCAACAACGCTTTGCCTGCCAAGTGGTGGAATACCGCGTGGAATTCCTGCCTCTGAGCGACGAGCAGATTGCCTACTATATTGACGCCGAAAGCCCACTGGATTGCGCCGGGTCCTTTAAATGCGAGGGGCTGGGCACCGCCTTGTTTGTACGACACCAGGGCTCAGACCCCACGGCACTGGTGGGCTTACCGCTCATTGCTCTGTGCGCATTGCTCAGGGCCGAGGGTGTTGATCCGCTGTCAGCCAATCCCTGA
- a CDS encoding HAD-IA family hydrolase — MLLIFDWDGTLSDSTGKIVRCIQTAANKLGIEAPGDEAAKDIIGLALPVAMARLFPGLSDADTRRLTEQYSRDFLDDQEQLSPFYPGVEQVLDQLKRQGYRLAVATGKSRRGLDRVLAAHGWQDYFDATRCADETASKPEPLMLQELLAYFGEGPRSALMVGDTEYDMAMARAIGMHRAAVSYGAHHIDRLRPYEPVLCMDRFVELRDWLTADQHPRP, encoded by the coding sequence GTGCTGCTGATATTTGATTGGGACGGCACCTTGAGCGACTCGACCGGGAAAATCGTGCGCTGCATCCAGACGGCGGCGAATAAGCTCGGCATTGAAGCGCCAGGTGATGAGGCGGCGAAGGATATCATCGGGTTGGCGCTACCGGTCGCCATGGCCCGCTTGTTTCCCGGTTTGAGTGACGCTGATACGCGCCGGCTGACCGAGCAGTATTCCCGCGATTTTCTCGACGATCAGGAACAGTTGTCGCCTTTTTATCCTGGCGTGGAGCAGGTGCTGGATCAGCTCAAGCGCCAGGGCTATCGGCTGGCGGTGGCAACCGGTAAAAGCCGCCGTGGTTTGGATCGCGTGCTGGCGGCGCATGGCTGGCAGGACTATTTTGATGCCACGCGCTGTGCCGATGAAACGGCTTCCAAGCCTGAACCGCTGATGTTGCAGGAGTTGTTGGCGTATTTTGGCGAAGGCCCCAGGTCGGCATTGATGGTAGGGGATACCGAGTACGATATGGCGATGGCCCGCGCAATCGGCATGCATCGGGCTGCGGTGAGCTACGGCGCCCATCATATCGACAGGCTAAGACCCTATGAGCCAGTGTTGTGTATGGATCGGTTTGTCGAGCTCAGGGATTGGCTGACAGCGGATCAACACCCTCGGCCCTGA
- the rluC gene encoding 23S rRNA pseudouridine(955/2504/2580) synthase RluC, whose product MMQDFHQVQFFTVEPDFAGQRVDNFLLARLKGLPKSRLYRLLRKGEVRVNKGRVKPEYKLAAGDLVRVPPIRLAQAGDQVPIGSALADKLEQAILYEDEWLMAVNKPPGLAVHGGSGVQLGLIEGLRQMRPDCRFLELVHRLDRETSGVILVAKKRTALKHLQAQFREKSENLSLKGVLKTYLALVDGQWPLEKSRIDAPLLRTELPNGDRLVKVSDEGKPSRTEFSVVQVLRGATLVQARPVTGRTHQIRVHARIAGCPLLGDEKYGIDSVNSRLKPLGLKRLCLHAAELVFKHPESDSVQTLIAPLPVDMQQLVEALCC is encoded by the coding sequence ATGATGCAGGATTTTCACCAGGTACAATTTTTTACCGTTGAGCCGGATTTTGCCGGGCAGCGGGTGGATAACTTCCTGCTGGCAAGGCTTAAAGGGCTGCCAAAGTCCCGTTTATACCGCCTTTTACGTAAAGGAGAGGTAAGGGTCAATAAAGGCAGGGTCAAGCCGGAATATAAGTTGGCAGCGGGCGACCTGGTCCGGGTGCCGCCCATCCGGTTGGCGCAAGCCGGTGATCAGGTGCCCATTGGCTCGGCGTTAGCGGATAAGCTGGAGCAGGCCATTCTTTATGAAGATGAGTGGCTGATGGCGGTCAACAAGCCGCCCGGGCTGGCGGTGCATGGCGGTAGCGGAGTGCAGCTCGGCTTGATTGAAGGTTTGCGTCAGATGCGACCGGATTGCCGATTTCTCGAACTCGTGCATCGGCTTGACCGGGAGACCAGCGGCGTCATTCTGGTGGCCAAAAAACGCACTGCGCTCAAGCATTTGCAGGCGCAATTCCGGGAAAAATCAGAGAACCTGTCGCTCAAAGGTGTGCTGAAGACCTACCTTGCGCTGGTGGATGGCCAATGGCCGTTGGAAAAAAGCCGCATTGATGCGCCACTGCTGCGCACCGAGTTGCCCAATGGTGATCGTCTGGTCAAAGTGTCGGATGAGGGCAAGCCAAGTCGGACAGAGTTCTCTGTCGTTCAGGTGTTGCGTGGCGCTACGCTGGTTCAGGCCAGGCCCGTGACCGGCCGAACCCATCAGATAAGGGTGCATGCCCGAATCGCCGGCTGCCCCCTGCTGGGGGACGAGAAGTATGGCATCGATTCCGTCAACAGCCGGCTGAAGCCGCTCGGGCTCAAACGTTTGTGTCTGCACGCGGCAGAGCTGGTATTCAAGCATCCGGAAAGTGATAGTGTTCAAACGTTGATCGCGCCCTTGCCAGTGGATATGCAACAGCTTGTGGAGGCCCTGTGCTGCTGA